The genome window GCTGATCTCAGTCAAACCATCAAGCAAGTTAAACCAAGTGTGGTTGCTGTGGGAGCTGCATATCCGCCCAAAGCTGTACCGCGTGGTAAGAAACCGTCGACCTATTGGGGAACAGGGTTTGCTATAGGGGCGGGTAATGAAATCGTGACTAACTATCATGTAATCTCTAGCCATGAGGTTGATATAGCTAAAAATGAGAAAATGGTTGTTTTTGTCGGCCAAGGTGAGCGTGCCAAAGCCTATCCAGCCGTTGTGCATAAAGTCGATCTAGAGCACGACTTAGCTATTTTACGAATTGAAGGTAAGGTAAAGCCTTTGACGCTTGCGAACGCTTCATTAATAGACGAAGGCAAAGAAGTGGCCTTTACTGGCTACCCATTGGGCATGGTGTTGGGTTTATACCCTGTTACCAATAAAGGCATAATTTCGGCGGTAACACCAGTGGTAATGCCTGCATTTTCGTCTAAATCGTTGACTGCGGCACAAATAAAAAGACTTAGATCGCCTCTCAATGTCTATCAATTGGATACATCCGCTTACCCAGGAAACAGCGGCAGCCCTCTCTATGACCCAGAGACTGGGGCGGTTATCGGGGTGTTAAACAGTGTTTATGTTAAAGGCACTAAAGAAAGTGTATTGGAAAACCCCAGCGGTATTAGTTATGCCATTCCTGTTCGGCATGTTCATAATTTGCGCTAGCATTTTGGTAGCGAGCGGAAGGAAAGCCTATTGATGTTGTTAAGTCGAAGTAAGTTGGCTTATAAATTAGGCTTAGTGAAGCCTCAGGTGCGACTCTTAGTTTTATGTATGGAGAATATGTGTCGATCACCTTTGGCAGCCGCGTTGATTATTGATGAGTTAAAGCGCCAAGGCGCGGATCATGTGGTATCAGTCAAGTCGGCCGGTGTGTCTGTGTCTATGGTGGGCTCTAGGCCAGATCCGCGTGTCTATCGGCTCGCGCATGAGCACGATTTTGTATTATGTTCACACCGATCAAAACAAGTTTTGCCTGAAGAGTTTTCTGAATACGATTTAGTGTTGGCTGTTGATAAGCAAGTACAGGATAGGGTGGCGAAAGAATACCGGTATCAAGTGCCTTTGTTTTTAGATTGTTTGGGAGAGGAGGGGCTAGAGATACCGGACCCTTATTACGGAAACGCTTCGGGTTTTGATGATGTTTATCACCTGTCTAAGCAAGGAGCTGTGGCAATAACTAACATGCTATTGCCACAGCTTAAGCTTACCTCCTAGTCAGCCAGCCCTCTAAAGACCAACTTCCTTGGCTGTGTCTAAAACGTCTTTATTGTTAGGTGCGAGCTCAAGAGCTCGATTGATAAGTGATTTTGCTTTTTCTTTATCACTGTCTTTCAGTAGCCAAGCCGAGTTATTAAGCGCTATTACATTATTGGGGTTGGCTGTGAGTGCTTGTTCATAAGTTACAAGTGCATTTTTGTTATCTTGAGAGGTTAGATACAGGCTTCCAAGGGCTGTGTAAAAGAAATCACTCTCTTTTTGCGCTTTAATTTGTGATTTTGTGAACTCAACAGCTTTTTGTAGCTCATTATTTTTGCTGTATACGCTAATCAGTGCGTTTGCGTATGCAATATTTTCAGTTTCAGAGAAGGCTTTTTTCAGGGCTTGTTCAGCTGTATCGTATTTTTGCTCGCTCAAGATTGTGGCGCGTAATGGGTGTAAGGCTTTGCTCTCGGGGGTTAGAGTGCTTAGTGTGTCAGTAAGCGTGTTGGCTTCGTTGATATCGTTGCTTCTGATCGCCTCGTTGATGGCGATGATTAAGAAAGGCTCTGAGTCGCTGTGGTTTTTCTTTTGCCTATTCAAATAATCAGATGCTTGCAATGTTTGCCCGGATTTTTTGTATGTTTCGTATACTAAGAGAGCTGTATTGGCGGACGGGGAAGTTTCGTATGCTTTTTTAAATGCATCTAAAGCAGTAATGTATTCTCCTATCATGAAGCGAGATCTTCCAAGTAAAATCTGAGCTTCCGCTGTGTTGGCATTATTTAAAGCATTGAGCTGTGCGATAGCGGCAACAGGTTTCTCGTTAGTGAGCTCTATTTTGCTTAACAGGATACGCGCTTCGTCGCTTTGAGGGCGAAGTTTAATTGCCTTTTGAAGCTCTTCTATAGCTTGGTCTTTTGCGCCTGTTTGGAATAGTGCTTTTGCGTAATCAATTGTAAGTGGGTAGTTGTCAGGGATATCTGTGTTTGCTTGGCCTAGACGTTTTATCATTGACTGGCTGTCGCCTTTTATTGAGTCTATATAGGCTAGCTGTCGAATAGCAGGTGCATAATTAGGTTTAATTTTTAGGGCGTTATTAAAATGCTCTTCAGCTTTATCTAATTGCTGGTCAAATAGGTAAACGGTACCCTTAAAGCTCGGGATAATGGCATTGTTAGCTAAGTTTGAGGGAAGCTTTTCTACTTCTTTAATGGCTTCATCAAACCTTTTTTCTCGCGTTAAGGCTTCAGCAATCGCTAGAGAGGCTAAAATACGATTTTTACTGTTTTCTGGGATGTTGGCGAGTTCAGCAATGGCTTCTTCCGTGTTGCTTTGTAGGAAATAGCTTTGGGCGAGGCCAAACTTAAAATTTTCGTTTTCTGGTTGTTGTTCCAAGGCCATCTTGAAGTACTTTTCACTATTTTTGGCATCTCCCGATCGGAGGTTGACATTAGCCAGTAAGGCGATAGTGGATGTGTCAACGTTACTGCCCGAGCGATCAATAATTCCCGATAGTGTTTCAGAAGCCGATTGTAAGTTGTTCTGCTTTATTTGCGCCATCGCCAGCAGTTTATTACCCGTTGGATGATTGGGGTATAGTTTGGTAAAGGCTTCTAGCTGTTGTTCTGCTTGTTCTAAGTTGTTCTCTTGGAGGTTTAGATTGCCCAAGAGGAGGAGTATGAAAGGAAATTTGGAGCTAGGTAGTACTTTTTCAGCATACTCCTTGGCTTTAGGAATGTCCTTGTTATCAAATGCAACAAACGCTCTGACGTAATTAATCATAGGGTCTGAGAGTGATTGTTTTTTATAGGCGGCGGGAAGCTTCTCTAAGACCGCTGAGGCTTTTTCCAAATCCATAGCATGCAGGTATTCATAGCTCAAGTTACGAATTGCAATGTACGTGGTATCGGGAGCTTTGCCTTGTGAAAGCTCGAGTGCTTTTTGAAAAGAGGCAATTGTGTTACTCGAATTTTTTTGGATACGGAACAGATCCGCTTTAGTAATCCAGGCGCTAGCATCTGATTCGTTGCTTTCAATGGTCGCATCGACCTTTTCAAATGCGAGATCAAGCTGATTGTTGATAACAGAGACTTTGGCTAATCCAAGTTGAGCTCGAACATTATTAGGGTCAAATTGGAGAGCTTGGTCGTACATTATTTTGGCATTATCTACTTGCCTATTGCTCAGTAGTGCATCGCCACTAAAGCTTTTTTTTATGGCTTTAAGTTGTTCTGAGTCATCAGGGAAAACGACGAACTTCTCGATTACAGTATCAGTGTCGCCAATCTGCAGTAGGGCTTTTCCCAATGTAGTAAAAGCCTGGGGTGAATTGGCGCCTAACTGCACGGCTCTGCGAAGTTCCACGGCGGCAATAGGAGTATTGCCTGTATCAAAGTAAAGTTTGCCTAACAGGAAGCGGGACTCGGGGGCATCGGGTGATTTCTGAATAGCATTCTTTAAGCTAATCTCAGCGCTTTTAAATTCTTTGTTTTGTATATACTTTTCAGATTCTTCTATATATTCAGCGTAAGTTTTATCGCTTGAATTACAGCCTGTCATTATTGCTGTAGCTAATGCAACAGAAAGTATTTTATTGATGATGCTTTTTTCTAAAAAAGAGGGCTTCATAACTGACTCTATTTCCATGTCAACTTTACCTGCTCAATTTACCATGTAAGTGTTAATCATTATATGCGACTTGATTATTTTTCATGATAATCCTCTGTTCTTGAACTAGTCTTGAGATATTAAGTGAGTTAAGTTTTTTTATCTGTCTCAATATCGAGACACTGGGTGTACTATGACATTATCTCTAGCAGAGAATTTTAATGAATACTTTTGTGTCAGCTTAGCTATTACGGAAGAAGAAAAGCTAGAAGCATATAAGACGCGTTACCGTGTGTATTGCGAAGAGTTTGAGTATGAGGAAAAAGAGAATTTCACCAGTGAAATGGAGAAAGATGACTTTGATGATATTTCGTATCACTGCCTTATTACTCATCGTTCCTCAGGCTATACGGCTGCTTGCGTAAGGCTTGTTCCTGCAACATTAAGAGATAACCAAAAGGCAGTTTTGCCATTGGAGAAGTATTGCTCAAAAGCACTAAATGATGAATCTCTTGCCCTTTTAGGGGGGGAGCGAGTGGGGTTGGGAGAAATTTCACGTTTAGCTGTAGATGCTACCTTTAGGCGGCGTGAGAGTGAAAAAAGTGCGCGTTTCGGTAACCTGTATGCTTTACAGTTTGATGAGGCAGAAAAACGTTTATTTCCTATAATAGCCGTCTCAGCATTCTTAGCGACGACAGTTTTGGCAAAGCATTTTCAGCGCGAGAAGGTGTTTGCAATGATGGAGCCTTTTTTGCCTCGTTTGCTTAAACGATCTGGTTTCAATTTTGTAAAAGCGGGTGAAAATATGGACTATCATGGAGTGAGAGCCCCTTATGTCATTGAAACTAATGCGGCCTATGAAGGAATAAAACCTGAGTTAAAAGAGCTCTATGATGTTGTATACCAACAACTATTACCGAGCTTGGAAAAATATAACAAAGTAGCTTGAGCTAAATTGGTATTGGTTGCTTTGGAAATCATATGTGATGGTGTATATTACACCACTTAAACGAGTCTTTTTGTTGTAGCATCTTTAAGGATTAAAGATGTTTCATTCGTTCAAGTAGTACAGAAGCTCAGCTTCTGAGCACGTTGAAACACTAATCTTTTCAAAGATTAAGGGCTTATAGCCAGGGATGTTTGTAATGGAAAAAGTCAGCGCCTCTGCATACACGCGTTCAGATTCAATCGCGTTAGATGCGGCTAACTTAAATGACAAAAAGGGATCAAAGCGTAATGGCTCTCTTTTTGTTGGTAAATTTCGCCTTTTCAACCATTACGTCCATGGCCAATTTCTTTTGCTGGCAGCCACTGAGTTTGTTGCGCTATCGGCGTTGATGAGTTTTCTATCTGGTTGGCAAGTTGAGGGGCTAGGCGATGCAATCCGCATGCTATTCCCCCCATTGATGTTAGCCTTTTTCTTGTCGTCAGTAGGTCTCTACGATACACGGCAGCGCGCTGATTCTGCTTATGTCCTAAAGCGAATTTTCGCTGCTTTAATTTTATCCACAATTAGCTTATATCTAATCAATGTCGTTACCGTGTGGATTAGAGGGTATCCTTTATTCACGCTTGGCATTACAGCGGCAGCGGCTTCAGCAATTGTTATATTGCTTATCAGGGCTGCCTTCTATCGTTGGGTCGATGGCATACTGCTTAAAAGGCGGATATTAGTATACGGTACTGGCCATCGAGCATCCCATATTAACCGTTTGCGCCGAAAGGCTGATCGAAGAGGTTTCGAATTAGTTGGTTTTGTTGAGGCCTCAAGTCACGAAACCGGCGAGGCTTTAGTCGATGGTGCTAAGGTTGTAACTCATCAGGCTTGTCTTTCTGAATGGGCGGTTGAGCATAATATTGATGAAATTATAATTGCGATGGATGACCGTCGGCAGTCGTTGCACGTCGATCAATTGCTTCGTTGTCGGATGAGCGGGATCGCTATCAATGATATGTTGGATTTCTTTGAACGTGAGAGAGGGGTGATTGAGCTAGATTTGTTTAATCCCGGCTGGATGATTTACTCACGCGGTTTTAACCCTGATGCGTGGAGAGCCATTAAAAAGCGCTTTATTGATCTTTTGGCTAGTGTGTTTTTAATTACTCTTTTTTCACCTTTTATCTTAGTTACCGCCTTGGCGATTTGGATTGAAAGTAAGGGTAAGGGGCCTATCTTTTACAAGCAACAACGGGTCGGAAAAAACGGCCTTCCTTTTGATGTATATAAATTTCGAAGTATGCGAACTGATGCTGAATCCTCGGGCAAAGTTCAATGGGCACAGAAAAACGACCCACGTGTTACACGTGTAGGCAATATTATTCGTAAATTTCGCATTGATGAATTGCCGCAGCTATGGAATGTTTTAATCGGAGATATGAGTTTGGTCGGCCCAAGGCCTGAACGCCCACAGTTTGTTGATCATCTGAATGATTTGAATGCACTGTATGGCGAACGTCATCGAGTGAGCCCTGGCGTCACTGGCTGGGCGCAATTGTGCTACCCCTATGGAGCCTCTGATGAGGACTCTTTGCAGAAGCTTCAATACGACTTGTATTACGTAAAGAATCATAGTTTCTTTTTAGATATGTATATTTTAATTCAAACAGTCGAAGTCGTGTTATTCCAAAAAGGATCGCGGTAGCCTTCCTGTAACTTGGATTAGCCGAAAGAACTTTAAGCCGCTGCAGTTATTACAGCGGCTTTTTTATTGGTTTTTAGGGTGGATGTCGTATTTCTCGAACATGCTATATAAGGTCGGTCTGGTAATTCCTAATAGCTTTGCAGTGTCTGAAATACTTTGGTTGGCATGTTGAAGCGCGCGTAAGATAGCTTTGCGCTCGGCTTCTTCTCTTATTTGTTTTAAATTGAGGGGTGGGGTGTCTGGTGAGTCTGTATCGTCTATATCTAGGTCGTCAGACTCTACCAGTAAACCATCAGTCATTATAACGGCGCGCTTTATTTTACTTTCTAATTCTCTGACGTTACCTGGCCAGTCATAGGACTCAATTGCCTGAATCGCTTCAGGACTAAAGCCTCGTAAGCTTTTACCGTACTCTTGGTTGAAGCGGGTTAGAAAAGCTTTGGCTATAAGCAGAGCGTCTCCTTCTCTCTCCCGAACAGCGGGGATATTTATCGTTATTTCGCTGATGCGGTAAAACAAGTCTTCTCTGAAGCGTCCTTCTTTAATATGTTCAGCTAAGTTTTGATGGGTGGCGCAAATTATTCGCGCATCGATTGGGATTTCTTTGCGTCCGCCAACCCTTTCAATGACTCGTTCCTGTAGGAAGCGTAATAACTTGGCTTGAAGCTCGTAGGGCAAGTCGCCTATTTCATCTAAGAATATAGTGCCACCATCTGCCATTTCGAATTTGCCGATCGTTTGTTTGACGGCGCCCGTGAATGCGCCTTTCTCATAACCAAAAAGCTCGCTTTCCAGTAAGTTTTCAGGGATTGCTGCGCAATTTATCGCGACTAGCTTTTTGTTTGAACGGTTGCTCAGATTATGTATTGCCTGAGCAAACAGTTCTTTGCCCGTTCCGCTTGCGCCAAGCAGTAAAGTGCTGATGTCGGATGGCGCTATTTTCTCTATTGTACGGCATGCTTTAAGCATGCTGGCACTGTTTGCGATAATGCCATCTAGTGGCATAGATTGATGGCTGTTTAACTGCAGGCGCTTATTTTCAAGCTCAAGTTCGAAAACTTGATACGCTCGATTAACTATAAGCTTTAAGATTTCAGGATCAGCAGGTTTCTGATAAAAATCGTAAGCACCCAGCGCTATAGCCTTAACCGCATTCGCTCTGTCATTATCACCAGTGATGACAATAACTTTAGTTTCCGGTGTGAGTCGCAGAATCTCTTGTAATGTAGCAAAGCCTTCCGTGGTGCCACCAGGGTCTGGGGGTAGTCCAAGGTCTAGTAACACAACTCCAGGTTCATTACGGCGTAAGTGCGTAATCGCCTCTTCACGTGTACCTGCTATGGATACTTCAAAGTCATCAAAGCACCAGCGTAGCTGGCTTTGTAGACCTTCGTCGTCTTCTACGATGAGTAGATTTTTTGATATTCCATTCACGTAATTCTTCCTTTTGCTCAATGTGAGCGATACGCCTATTATTCCATGATTAAAGGCAGACGGACAGTAAAGTGCGATCCTAAGCCTATCTGGCTGCTAACGTCGATATCACCACCAAGTGCGCGTATCACCTCGCGACTCTCGTAAGCGCCAATGCCCATACCCGTAAGTCCTTTTGTAGAATCAAACGGTTTAAACAAACGTGTTTTAATGAATTGTGCATCCATGCCTGAACCAGAATCAATAATTTCGATGAGCGCTTCGGTTTGGGATTGGCTAATTTTGATGACCACTTCGCCAGCTCTAGAAGTCGCGTCAATAGCATTTTGTACTAGATGGCCGATCACGTTGGATAGCTGCTCCATGTCGGCAAAAATGTAAATTGGGTCGGTTAATAGTAACTGAGGCGTTGGCTGGCTTTGTAAAAAGCGTTGGCAGGTTTGTTCGCAAAGAAGATTGAGCTCAAGGCGCTTAGGGTGTTTTCCACGCATCCCATTTCTCATTTGGTCCATCAGCTTTGTCATTCGTTGCACTGAGTTTTTAACTGTTTTTATGACATCGTCAACAAAGACCGGGTTGTGTTTGTGCTTTTCAGCGTTGGTAACAATGAGAGATTGCTGTGCCAATATATTTTTTAAATCATGAACGATGTAGGCGGAAAGGCGATTGAATGCCTCGAATTGTTGAGCCTCTATCAGCGCTTTACTGGCTTGGTGTTGTGATAAAAGAATGGCGGCTTGTTTTCCTGAGATTTTTAGAAGGTCTCTGTCTTCCCAGTTGATAACGGTAATAAACGATGAGCGTTTTATGAGAATCACGCCACACAAGACTTCATTAAATACTAATGGTAGAAGTAGCCATGCTTGCGGTACAGATAGAATGTTGTCAGGAATGACCAAGTTTGGGTAACGCTGTGGCGTGGATTTGTACTCGTCTAAGTCTATAACCCATTGAGAAGTTTCTAAAAAGTGAGTAAGACTTTCATTGGCTTGGAAATTGATGCTTTCTGGCATGTGGAAGTCGGCAACCCGTTCGTAGACACCCTGGGTGTTTCGGCTCCACAGGATGCATCCTGGGCTTTTAGTTATGGTGGCGAAAGCGATACAAATTCGTTCAGGAGTGTCGTTGGTATTATCGGACAGTAGGGCAGTGAATTTTAGCCACTCATCCCTGTAGTCGTATTTATACGAAAAAAAGTGTTTATTGAGTTGTACTCTAATATTTGAGCGAATCTTATCTGAAAATAGTAGAGTAAAAAGGAGGAGGGCAGCACCTATGATAAAAACGGTCTGTATGACACTGCCCCAATTTCCACCGTAAAATTTGATGAAATACCCTGCTGCAGCCATAGTGATAAGGTAGATGCCTGCCCCAGACAACGTGGCAGTATGAAATACTAGGCGTCGTGAAATTTGTAATTTGAGTGTCCAACTGGGCATTCTGGCGATTGAAAGTGCGATTAGAGGAATGGCGATAGCGTTAATAGCTCCTCTTGCATCCCATAAATTATTATCCAGTTGCTTAAATAAAGCCGCGTCGGCGAACAAATAGAAGTCATATGCGTGGATTAAACCAGCTCCTAAGCATAAGTGTTTGACGGCCCAGCGTCGGACACGGTCCGAGTTTCGGTATATCTGCTCGATAAGAAGTAGCGAAACGACAGACATAATTATGCGTAAGATAACAGGTAGTTCTAATAGCTGTGGATAGGATGCTAATGTTGTTTCGGGGATAAAAAGAGGACCCAATGAGAGCAGAGTTAAGGTCGCTATAATCAGGGTTATATTTTTTTTGGACTGAGTGATAGCGCTAAACAGTTGGGGCGGAAGCGTATTTTCTGGAGCGGCTAGAGCAAAGAGAAATACTACCCATGTTACGCTTCTTAGTAATTCAGTCGTGTGAATAATGAGTAAAGAGGCGTAGTTGAATAAATACGCACTCGTAATTGAAGCAGCCCAAATAGAGCAGGTGACAAGCAGCGCTTTTAGTCGAGTTTGGCTATTGACGTTTTTGGCAGAAATGAAGCAGGTGAGCGCTAACAGCGAAAACAGCAAAAAAGAAAGGGCGTAGCCAGCAAGGCCGATACTGCTTGTAATATCCATTTAGCGCGATTTATTCCCTGAAAATGTCTAATAAAGCACCTTTGCTTTAAATTTCATGTGAAATTGTAATGAATAGGCATTAATATTGTAACGAGTTCGAGGAGTAAAGTGCAGTCTGCACTTATCAAGGATCAGATAAAAGGTTGTCTCATGTCTGCAATTGACAGGGTTCGTGATCAATTAAGTTCTTGCCAATACACTTGGTTAGTTACCGGTGTTGCTGGTTTTATCGGTTCCCATTTACTAGAAGAATTACTAACGCTGAACCAGAAGGTGGTAGGCATTGATAATTTTTCTACGGGTCGTCAGTCAAATTTAGATGAAGTCGAAGAGACTGTAGGTCCATCCCTATGGTCAAACTTCAGTTTTTACCAACGTGATATCCGCAGTTTAAGCGATTGTCAGGATTCCGTTGATGGGGTTGATTTTGTGTTGCATCAAGCGGCGTTAGGTAGTGTACCTCGCTCCATTGAAACCCCGATCCTTACCCACGAATCAAACGTCAACGGCTTCTTGAATATGCTAGAAGCTTCTCGGCTGTCCGGTATTAAACGCTTTGTGTATGCGGCTTCCTCATCGACCTATGGTGACCATCCAGGACTGCCTAAACAAGAAGATACCATTGGTCGCCCGTTGTCTCCTTATGCAGTTACAAAGTTTGTTAATGAACTCTATGCCGACGTCTATAGCCGTGTTTATCAGCTACCCACTATGGGGCTTCGGTATTTTAATGTATTTGGACCGCGGCAAGACCCCAATGGCGCGTATGCCGCCGTTATTCCGCGTTGGTGTCAGACGTTAAAAGATCATGAAGCCTGTCGGATTAACGGAGATGGTGAAACGTCTCGTGATTTCTGTTTTGTGAAAAATGCCGTGCAAATGAATTTGCTTGCAGCACTTTCGGATGATCCAGCCGCGATAAATCAAGTGTATAATGTTGCTGTCGGTGATCGCACAACCTTAAATGAGTTGTTCGCTCAACTAAAGCGCTTGCTTTCAGAGATTGATCCTAAAATCAGCCATGCTTCTGCTAATTATGCTGATTTTCGTTCGGGTGATGTTAGGCATTCGCAAGCGGATATAACTAAGGCTATAACGCTTCTTGGTTACAAACCAACCCATCGAATAAATGATGGTTTATCAGAAACGGTGAAATGGTTTTCAAGTAACTAGTGTTAGTGTGTGGTAGTGTATTTTTTACAGAGCTCTAATTAAGGCTCTTGGATATTTGGAATGGAAGCGGAATAAACCATGGAAAAAATTGCTGTAGTTGGTTTAGGTTATGTTGGTTTGCCACTGGCGGTGGCTTTCGGTAAAAAGATATCGACAATCGGTTTCGACCTCGATGAGAAAAAGCTTAACTATTATCGTCAAGGGCTTGATCCAAGTGGCGAAGTCGAAGACGGCGGCTTAGCGTTAGCTACAAAGCTAGAGTACACCAGTGATCCTTCGCGACTGTCTGAAGCAGATATTATCGTTGTGGCTGTACCAACCCCCATAGATAAAGCGCGTAGGCCTGATCTCTCGCCTCTGGAAGGTGCCTGCCGAACTGTAGGCTCTCACTTAAAGCCTGGCGCAATTGTTGTATTTGAGTCAACTGTCTATCCAGGCTGCTCTGAAGAGGTTTGTATTCCCATACTGGAACAAGAGTCTGGTTTTACATGGGGGGGCTCTGCAGAGCCTTTAAAAGATACAGATCAGTTTTTCATTGGGTATTCGCCAGAGCGAATTAACCCAGGTGATAAAGTTAACCGTCTAGAAACGATTGTTAAAATAGTATCAGGTGACACGGCTGAAACGCTTGATAAGGTCGCTACATTATATGAATTAGTTGTAGATGCGGGTGTTCATCGTGCGGCCAGTGTTAAAGTGGCTGAAGCGGCTAAAGTAATTGAGAATACTCAGCGTGATT of Neptunomonas phycophila contains these proteins:
- a CDS encoding TIGR03013 family XrtA/PEP-CTERM system glycosyltransferase; this translates as MEKVSASAYTRSDSIALDAANLNDKKGSKRNGSLFVGKFRLFNHYVHGQFLLLAATEFVALSALMSFLSGWQVEGLGDAIRMLFPPLMLAFFLSSVGLYDTRQRADSAYVLKRIFAALILSTISLYLINVVTVWIRGYPLFTLGITAAAASAIVILLIRAAFYRWVDGILLKRRILVYGTGHRASHINRLRRKADRRGFELVGFVEASSHETGEALVDGAKVVTHQACLSEWAVEHNIDEIIIAMDDRRQSLHVDQLLRCRMSGIAINDMLDFFERERGVIELDLFNPGWMIYSRGFNPDAWRAIKKRFIDLLASVFLITLFSPFILVTALAIWIESKGKGPIFYKQQRVGKNGLPFDVYKFRSMRTDAESSGKVQWAQKNDPRVTRVGNIIRKFRIDELPQLWNVLIGDMSLVGPRPERPQFVDHLNDLNALYGERHRVSPGVTGWAQLCYPYGASDEDSLQKLQYDLYYVKNHSFFLDMYILIQTVEVVLFQKGSR
- the prsT gene encoding XrtA/PEP-CTERM system TPR-repeat protein PrsT translates to MEIESVMKPSFLEKSIINKILSVALATAIMTGCNSSDKTYAEYIEESEKYIQNKEFKSAEISLKNAIQKSPDAPESRFLLGKLYFDTGNTPIAAVELRRAVQLGANSPQAFTTLGKALLQIGDTDTVIEKFVVFPDDSEQLKAIKKSFSGDALLSNRQVDNAKIMYDQALQFDPNNVRAQLGLAKVSVINNQLDLAFEKVDATIESNESDASAWITKADLFRIQKNSSNTIASFQKALELSQGKAPDTTYIAIRNLSYEYLHAMDLEKASAVLEKLPAAYKKQSLSDPMINYVRAFVAFDNKDIPKAKEYAEKVLPSSKFPFILLLLGNLNLQENNLEQAEQQLEAFTKLYPNHPTGNKLLAMAQIKQNNLQSASETLSGIIDRSGSNVDTSTIALLANVNLRSGDAKNSEKYFKMALEQQPENENFKFGLAQSYFLQSNTEEAIAELANIPENSKNRILASLAIAEALTREKRFDEAIKEVEKLPSNLANNAIIPSFKGTVYLFDQQLDKAEEHFNNALKIKPNYAPAIRQLAYIDSIKGDSQSMIKRLGQANTDIPDNYPLTIDYAKALFQTGAKDQAIEELQKAIKLRPQSDEARILLSKIELTNEKPVAAIAQLNALNNANTAEAQILLGRSRFMIGEYITALDAFKKAYETSPSANTALLVYETYKKSGQTLQASDYLNRQKKNHSDSEPFLIIAINEAIRSNDINEANTLTDTLSTLTPESKALHPLRATILSEQKYDTAEQALKKAFSETENIAYANALISVYSKNNELQKAVEFTKSQIKAQKESDFFYTALGSLYLTSQDNKNALVTYEQALTANPNNVIALNNSAWLLKDSDKEKAKSLINRALELAPNNKDVLDTAKEVGL
- the prsK gene encoding XrtA/PEP-CTERM system histidine kinase PrsK, which encodes MDITSSIGLAGYALSFLLFSLLALTCFISAKNVNSQTRLKALLVTCSIWAASITSAYLFNYASLLIIHTTELLRSVTWVVFLFALAAPENTLPPQLFSAITQSKKNITLIIATLTLLSLGPLFIPETTLASYPQLLELPVILRIIMSVVSLLLIEQIYRNSDRVRRWAVKHLCLGAGLIHAYDFYLFADAALFKQLDNNLWDARGAINAIAIPLIALSIARMPSWTLKLQISRRLVFHTATLSGAGIYLITMAAAGYFIKFYGGNWGSVIQTVFIIGAALLLFTLLFSDKIRSNIRVQLNKHFFSYKYDYRDEWLKFTALLSDNTNDTPERICIAFATITKSPGCILWSRNTQGVYERVADFHMPESINFQANESLTHFLETSQWVIDLDEYKSTPQRYPNLVIPDNILSVPQAWLLLPLVFNEVLCGVILIKRSSFITVINWEDRDLLKISGKQAAILLSQHQASKALIEAQQFEAFNRLSAYIVHDLKNILAQQSLIVTNAEKHKHNPVFVDDVIKTVKNSVQRMTKLMDQMRNGMRGKHPKRLELNLLCEQTCQRFLQSQPTPQLLLTDPIYIFADMEQLSNVIGHLVQNAIDATSRAGEVVIKISQSQTEALIEIIDSGSGMDAQFIKTRLFKPFDSTKGLTGMGIGAYESREVIRALGGDIDVSSQIGLGSHFTVRLPLIME
- a CDS encoding S1 family peptidase; protein product: MKTLSISHFLCILLLACSYTAHADLSQTIKQVKPSVVAVGAAYPPKAVPRGKKPSTYWGTGFAIGAGNEIVTNYHVISSHEVDIAKNEKMVVFVGQGERAKAYPAVVHKVDLEHDLAILRIEGKVKPLTLANASLIDEGKEVAFTGYPLGMVLGLYPVTNKGIISAVTPVVMPAFSSKSLTAAQIKRLRSPLNVYQLDTSAYPGNSGSPLYDPETGAVIGVLNSVYVKGTKESVLENPSGISYAIPVRHVHNLR
- a CDS encoding PEP-CTERM/exosortase system-associated acyltransferase, whose translation is MTLSLAENFNEYFCVSLAITEEEKLEAYKTRYRVYCEEFEYEEKENFTSEMEKDDFDDISYHCLITHRSSGYTAACVRLVPATLRDNQKAVLPLEKYCSKALNDESLALLGGERVGLGEISRLAVDATFRRRESEKSARFGNLYALQFDEAEKRLFPIIAVSAFLATTVLAKHFQREKVFAMMEPFLPRLLKRSGFNFVKAGENMDYHGVRAPYVIETNAAYEGIKPELKELYDVVYQQLLPSLEKYNKVA
- a CDS encoding SDR family oxidoreductase, with the protein product MSAIDRVRDQLSSCQYTWLVTGVAGFIGSHLLEELLTLNQKVVGIDNFSTGRQSNLDEVEETVGPSLWSNFSFYQRDIRSLSDCQDSVDGVDFVLHQAALGSVPRSIETPILTHESNVNGFLNMLEASRLSGIKRFVYAASSSTYGDHPGLPKQEDTIGRPLSPYAVTKFVNELYADVYSRVYQLPTMGLRYFNVFGPRQDPNGAYAAVIPRWCQTLKDHEACRINGDGETSRDFCFVKNAVQMNLLAALSDDPAAINQVYNVAVGDRTTLNELFAQLKRLLSEIDPKISHASANYADFRSGDVRHSQADITKAITLLGYKPTHRINDGLSETVKWFSSN
- the prsR gene encoding PEP-CTERM-box response regulator transcription factor; translation: MNGISKNLLIVEDDEGLQSQLRWCFDDFEVSIAGTREEAITHLRRNEPGVVLLDLGLPPDPGGTTEGFATLQEILRLTPETKVIVITGDNDRANAVKAIALGAYDFYQKPADPEILKLIVNRAYQVFELELENKRLQLNSHQSMPLDGIIANSASMLKACRTIEKIAPSDISTLLLGASGTGKELFAQAIHNLSNRSNKKLVAINCAAIPENLLESELFGYEKGAFTGAVKQTIGKFEMADGGTIFLDEIGDLPYELQAKLLRFLQERVIERVGGRKEIPIDARIICATHQNLAEHIKEGRFREDLFYRISEITINIPAVREREGDALLIAKAFLTRFNQEYGKSLRGFSPEAIQAIESYDWPGNVRELESKIKRAVIMTDGLLVESDDLDIDDTDSPDTPPLNLKQIREEAERKAILRALQHANQSISDTAKLLGITRPTLYSMFEKYDIHPKNQ